A region from the Acyrthosiphon pisum isolate AL4f chromosome A1, pea_aphid_22Mar2018_4r6ur, whole genome shotgun sequence genome encodes:
- the LOC100161583 gene encoding aminomethyltransferase, mitochondrial, with the protein MSLFKLNCKLTFFKLRLPARSYGSDVRKTKLHEFHIRHGGKMVPFAGYMMPVKYADSIASSHLHTRRQCSLFDVSHMLQTKIHGKHREQFMEQICVTDVQNLGTGKSALSLFIDDRTGGILDDLIITKTDGDFLYMVTNAGCKEQDMRMLTEQLSIFKSSGHDASLEFLDSDEQSLLALQGPRSAAVLQSFVDGSTDLSALYFMDSTTATVCGVPDCRVTRCGYTGEDGFEISVPSDRVEAIAESFVAQDDVKLAGLGARDTLRLEAGMCLHGADISSETTPVEAALMWTISRKRRDECRYPGATVILKQLGDGAQRKRVGLVQKAHGAPVRGGAVLFNVVDGAKIGSVTSGCPSPTLSQNIAMGYVDSTFSKNGTEIQAEVRGQKIPMVVTKMPFVKPNYYSKPK; encoded by the exons atgTCGCTGTTCAAACTGAACTGCAAACTGACGTTTTTCAAACTACGATTACCTG cacGATCGTACGGAAGCGATGTGAGAAAAACGAAATTGCACGAGTTTCACATCCGACATGGAGGTAAAATGGTGCCGTTCGCTGGCTATATGATGCCGGTCAAATACGCTGACAGCATAGCGTCCTCGCACCTGCACACTCGCCGGCAGTGTTCTCTGTTTGACGTGTCGCACATGTTGCAGACGAAAATTCACGGCAAACACAGAGAGCAGTTCATGGAACAGATTTGCGTTACGGACGTACAGA ATCTAGGAACGGGGAAAAGTGCGCTGAGCTTGTTCATCGATGATCGGACGGGTGGCATACTGGACGATTTAATCATAACGAAAACCGATGGGGATTTTTTGTACATGGTAACTAATGCCGGTTGCAAAGAACAGGACATGCGAATGTTAACCGAGCAATTG TCCATTTTCAAATCAAGTGGTCACGACGCAAGCTTGGAGTTTTTGGACAGTGACGAACAGTCGCTGCTGGCCCTGCAAGGACCCCGATCTGCGGCCGTATTGCAATCGTTCGTCGACGGGTCCACCGACCTGTCAGCGCTATACTTCATGGACTCGACCACGGCCACGGTCTGCGGTGTGCCGGACTGCCGTGTCACCCGGTGTGGTTACACGGGCGAAGACGGTTTCGAAATATCTGTGCCTTCCGATCGGGTCGAGGCGATCGCCGAGTCGTTCGTCGCACAGGACGATGTAAAATTGGCCGGGCTGGGCGCCAGGGACACTCTGAG GTTGGAAGCTGGTATGTGTTTGCATGGAGCGGATATAAGCAGCGAAACGACGCCGGTCGAAGCTGCGTTGATGTGgacaataa GCCGTAAGAGAAGGGATGAATGTCGATATCCCGGCGCTACTGTGATTCTGAAACAACTCGGCGACGGTGCGCAACGTAAGAGGGTCGGTCTCGTTCAAAAAGCGCATGGTGCTCCGGTCAGGGGTGGAGCAGTCTTATTTAATGTAGTGGATGGCGCAAAAATCGGTTCGGTGACTAGCGGATGTCCGTCCCCGACGTTATCCCAAAACATAGCCATGGGCTACGTGGACAgtaca
- the LOC100164441 gene encoding protein D3-like produces the protein MTWCFSLYLVQICITVGVSAHKCNVDQAMKNQQVVPDVIPVAPKEVVQVNYMSGAKALLGNELTPTKVKDQPSVSWNADPNSFYTLCLTEPDAPSRAEPIQREWHHWLVGNIPGGNVSLGETLSGYIGSGPPPNIGLNRYVFLVYQQPSKLSFDEPRLSNRSVEHRNKFSVNEFALKYNLGTPVAGNFYLAQYDDYVPILYQLLGIN, from the exons ATGACGTGGTGCTTTAGCTTGTATTTA GTACAAATATGCATTACGGTCGGCGTATCTGCACACAAATGCAATGTCGATCAAGCTATGAAAAACCAACAAGTGGTACCTGATGTCATTCCCGTTGCTCCCAAAGAAGTTGTAcaa gtaaattatatgaGTGGTGCGAAAGCTTTACTTGGAAATGAACTTACACCCACCAAGGTGAAAGACCAGCCGTCAGTTAGTTGGAATGCTGATCCTAATTCATTTTATACACTATGTTTGACCG AGCCTGATGCTCCGAGCCGGGCTGAGCCTATACAAAGGGAATGGCATCATTGGTTGGTAGGAAACATACCCGGTGGAAATGTGAGCCTGGGAGAAACGCTTTCCGGATACATAGGTTCTGGACCTCCAccaaacatag GGCTTAATCGTTATGTGTTTTTAGTATACCAACAACCGTCAAAACTGTCATTCGATGAACCGCGTttaagtaatag ATCTGTCGAACATCGTAACAAATTTTCAGTCAATGAGTTTGCATTGAAGTACAATCTAGGAACACCTGTGGCTGGTAATTTTTATCTAGCCCAATACGATGATTATGTTccaatattataccaattattaggaataaattaa
- the LOC107885729 gene encoding uncharacterized protein LOC107885729: MATLHSKKNYVIHYRNLQQAIKNGLVVEKVHRVIQFNQSDWLKKYIELNTEMRKKARNDFEKDFFKLLNNAVFGKTMESLRRRIKMEIVCSVKRLQKLINLTTFKHCTTYDETLNAVSLENKIIKFCKPIYIGFAVLEIFKTLMYDYHYNVMQAHYGDKINLMYTDTDSLVYYIQTNVWYILHKILFFLLPFDVNASEF, from the exons ATGGCAACACTTCATTCAAAGAAAAACTATGTGATTCATTATCGGAACCTGCAGCAGGCCATTAAAAATGGACTCGTTGTGGAAAAA gtTCACAGAGTTATTCAGTTTAATCAGTCAGACTGGCTTAAGAAATACATAGAATTAAACACCGAGATGCGAAAAAAAGCTAGAAATGACTTCGAAAAGGactttttcaaacttttaaacaaCGCTGTTttcg gGAAGACGATGGAATCTTTAAGACGTCGTATTAAAATGGAGATTGTTTGCAGTGTAAAACGTTTACAAAAACTTATAAATCTTACAACATTCAAACACTGTACTACGTACGACGAGACTCTCAATGCGGTGtcattggaaaataaaattatcaagttTTGCAAgcctatttatatag gttTTGCAGTGTTGGAAATTTTTAAGACCCTCATGTACGATTATCATTATAACGTTATGCAAGCCCATTATGGGGATAAAATTAACCTCATGTATACAGATACag attCACTGGTATACTACATCCAAACTAACGTGTGGTATATACTCCATAAGATCTTGTTTTTTCTGCTCCCCTTTGACGTAAATGCATCtgaattttaa